A single region of the Halogeometricum sp. S3BR5-2 genome encodes:
- a CDS encoding cupredoxin domain-containing protein yields the protein MTEGSIGANMQPMMQMGFEAMVGSPAMDEYPAEPNDEGFVDVAMIAYDDDTNNYHFMPHVVWVEPGTTVRWAHTAKGISERRTHSATAITPDLMAGYPRLIPENGASFDSGLLPGSHDSEFDAVGETELIRYGPYTHTFEEKGVYFYLCQPHYGVSGMAGAVVVGELWEENQGEGWSPGMTADLSPIVEADPVNGPVIKEKIEGDLRTMVRHGEEGGEGGGGH from the coding sequence ATGACCGAGGGTTCCATCGGTGCGAACATGCAGCCGATGATGCAGATGGGGTTCGAGGCGATGGTGGGATCACCGGCGATGGATGAGTATCCGGCTGAGCCGAACGACGAGGGGTTCGTGGATGTTGCGATGATCGCCTACGATGACGACACGAACAACTATCACTTCATGCCGCACGTGGTGTGGGTGGAGCCCGGAACAACGGTTCGTTGGGCGCACACCGCCAAAGGCATCTCTGAACGACGGACACACTCTGCGACAGCCATCACGCCTGACCTTATGGCAGGCTATCCGCGGTTGATTCCTGAAAACGGAGCCTCGTTCGACTCCGGGTTGCTTCCAGGCAGTCACGACAGCGAGTTCGACGCGGTGGGCGAGACCGAACTCATACGATATGGACCATATACCCACACGTTCGAGGAGAAGGGGGTCTACTTCTATCTCTGTCAGCCCCACTACGGGGTTAGTGGGATGGCCGGCGCCGTTGTGGTCGGGGAACTCTGGGAAGAGAACCAAGGCGAGGGCTGGTCACCCGGCATGACCGCTGACCTCTCGCCCATCGTTGAGGCAGACCCAGTCAACGGGCCCGTAATCAAGGAGAAAATCGAGGGCGATCTCCGAACCATGGTACGTCACGGTGAGGAGGGCGGCGAAGGCGGAGGTGGACACTGA
- a CDS encoding metal-dependent hydrolase, which produces MLFWVHAAVAYLVYRGISGGSTDRSDDAPIIALFGGALLPDIVDKPLAFVLPSLPSRSVAHSVFTAALVVLIVLYVTKHRDQWEVGAAYALGYGSHLAADLIDYLFVPEETLLFLFWPVVTDYHHVETIGDLLALVRPTPYVVGQTIVTLLAVALWFGAGKPDTFTE; this is translated from the coding sequence GTGCTCTTTTGGGTCCACGCTGCAGTCGCGTATCTCGTTTACCGAGGCATTTCTGGTGGTTCTACTGACCGAAGTGACGATGCCCCGATCATTGCCCTGTTCGGGGGTGCGTTGCTCCCGGATATCGTCGACAAACCACTCGCGTTTGTACTTCCATCGCTCCCGAGTCGGTCGGTCGCACACTCGGTGTTTACTGCGGCACTCGTCGTCCTGATCGTCCTCTACGTCACGAAACACAGAGACCAGTGGGAGGTCGGCGCGGCGTACGCGCTCGGATATGGATCACACCTCGCTGCGGACCTCATTGATTACCTGTTCGTCCCCGAGGAGACTCTACTGTTTCTGTTCTGGCCGGTCGTGACTGACTATCACCACGTCGAGACGATTGGAGACCTGCTCGCGCTGGTTAGACCCACCCCGTACGTCGTCGGCCAGACTATTGTCACATTGCTCGCAGTTGCGCTCTGGTTCGGAGCTGGCAAACCGGACACATTCACCGAATGA
- a CDS encoding APC family permease, which yields MSEKLGLLGTVSIALGGMIGGGIFAVLGVVAEMSGPAAWLAFTGGGVVAFCAGYSYVRLQRLGDVSGGSVSFLQEFGESTTVAGMVGWTLLFGYIGSMGMYAFAFGSFATKLLGVETVLGIPLRPVVSVLSVLGFVLLNVLGARASGVTEVLLVAAKAGILLIFGVWGFYFGARTEQLTTGFSSVATGGLLMSAALSFVAFQGWQLLFYDEGSLRNARTTIPQAIYLSIPASLGLYVLVAVVTTGLLQPETIAANPEVSLAIAAEPFMGQMGFILISVAALFSTGSAINATLFSAAHFATGMLEDDLLPDRIGDTDADGAPTRTLLVLGLITAAFTAYGSLQGITSFASLAFITVFGLMCFLAFRHREGLRTGILPVVGGVGAVLFFPSLAYHLAVMEPAVFSVVLVVTVVLLGLEILYFERETIRSEIDGI from the coding sequence ATGAGCGAGAAGTTGGGCCTTCTCGGTACAGTCTCGATTGCGCTCGGTGGTATGATTGGTGGTGGAATCTTCGCCGTACTTGGCGTGGTTGCAGAAATGTCGGGGCCTGCTGCGTGGCTCGCGTTTACCGGCGGCGGTGTCGTCGCGTTCTGCGCTGGCTACTCGTACGTTCGTCTCCAGCGGCTTGGCGATGTATCCGGCGGTTCGGTCAGTTTTTTACAGGAGTTCGGTGAGTCGACGACGGTCGCTGGGATGGTCGGTTGGACGCTTCTGTTCGGCTATATCGGGTCGATGGGTATGTACGCGTTCGCATTCGGTAGTTTCGCGACGAAACTCCTCGGCGTCGAAACCGTACTCGGGATTCCACTCCGTCCCGTTGTGTCGGTTCTCAGCGTCCTGGGGTTTGTACTGCTGAACGTCCTTGGTGCCCGAGCGAGTGGCGTGACCGAGGTGCTCCTCGTCGCGGCAAAGGCCGGGATTCTCCTCATTTTTGGTGTGTGGGGGTTCTATTTTGGAGCGCGGACAGAACAGCTGACGACCGGGTTCTCCTCCGTCGCGACGGGCGGGTTACTCATGTCCGCTGCCCTCTCGTTCGTCGCCTTTCAGGGCTGGCAGCTACTCTTTTACGACGAGGGGAGTCTTCGAAACGCTCGGACGACCATCCCGCAGGCAATCTATCTTTCAATCCCCGCGTCCCTCGGGCTGTACGTCCTCGTGGCAGTCGTCACGACGGGTCTGCTTCAGCCCGAAACGATCGCCGCGAACCCCGAGGTGTCACTCGCCATCGCGGCCGAACCGTTCATGGGGCAAATGGGGTTCATCCTCATTTCCGTGGCGGCGCTGTTCTCGACTGGGAGCGCGATCAACGCCACGCTGTTCTCGGCGGCCCACTTTGCGACGGGAATGCTTGAAGACGACTTACTTCCCGATCGGATCGGAGACACCGATGCCGACGGTGCTCCTACGCGAACACTTCTCGTCTTGGGCTTGATAACAGCCGCGTTCACCGCCTACGGTAGTCTTCAAGGAATCACGTCGTTCGCGTCGCTTGCGTTCATCACCGTCTTTGGGTTGATGTGTTTCCTCGCGTTCCGGCATCGAGAGGGCCTTCGCACAGGTATCCTCCCCGTCGTCGGCGGGGTTGGTGCAGTACTGTTCTTCCCTTCGTTAGCGTATCACCTTGCCGTGATGGAACCCGCCGTTTTTAGTGTGGTTCTTGTTGTGACGGTCGTCCTCCTAGGACTGGAAATCCTCTACTTCGAGCGAGAGACTATTCGCTCCGAAATCGATGGCATATGA